A region of Raphanus sativus cultivar WK10039 unplaced genomic scaffold, ASM80110v3 Scaffold0721, whole genome shotgun sequence DNA encodes the following proteins:
- the LOC108822683 gene encoding BTB/POZ domain-containing protein At1g30440-like: MACMKLGSKSDAFQRQGQAWFCTTGLPSDIVVEVGDMSFHLHKFPLLSRSGVMERSIAEASQQGDDDDKCLINIPDLPGGDKTFELIAKFCYGVKLELTASNVVYLRCAAEHLQMTEEHGEGNLISQTETFFNRVVLRSWKDSIKALQTCSEVGSHYAEELNITKKCIESLAARASSTTDPNLFGWPVVEPMQSPGGGVLWNGISTGARVNNKHTSSDWWYEDASTLTFPLFKRLIVVMDSRSVREDIIAGSLTYYTRKHLPGLKRRRGSGGGGGGHEVSGRFSTTPMSSGSVLSEEEQKHLLEEILELLPVERGLVPTKFFVDVLRVAKILKASPSCVANLEKRIGMQLDQAALEDLVMPSFSHTMETLYDVDSVQRILDHFLGTDHHQIMPVGGGSPCSSVDDDGNLIGSPQTITPMTKVAKLIDGYLAEVAPDVNLKLPKFQALAASVPEYARLLDDGLYRAIDIYLKHHPWLAEGERENLCRLLDCQKLSLEACTHAAQNERLPLRVIVQVLFFEQLQLRTSVAGCFLVSDNLDGGSRQLRSGGFAGGGGSSTEGGGWATAVRENQVLKVGMDSMRMRVCELEKECSNMRQEIEKLGGGKTTSKVGGGGKTWENVSKRLGFGIKLKSHQMCSAQEGSVSKSNSENVKIEKLKDVKERRGQHKKASSIISSER; encoded by the exons ATGGCTTGCATGAAGCTGGGATCCAAATCTGATGCTTTCCAGAGACAAGGCCAGgcttg GTTTTGCACAACTGGACTTCCAAGTGATATTGTCGTTGAAGTTGGAGACATGTCTTTCCATCTCCACAAG TTTCCTCTGCTCTCTAGAAGTGGAGTCATGGAAAGAAGCATCGCAGAGGCATCTCAACAAGGCGACGACGACGACAAATGTCTCATCAACATTCCTGATCTTCCCGGAGGAGACAAAACCTTCGAGCTCATCGCCAAGTTCTGCTACGGCGTGAAGCTCGAACTCACCGCCTCCAACGTCGTATACCTCAGATGCGCAGCCGAGCATCTCCAGATGACGGAAGAGCACGGAGAAGGAAACCTAATCTCTCAAACCGAGACTTTCTTCAACCGAGTCGTCCTCAGAAGCTGGAAAGACTCTATCAAAGCGCTTCAAACCTGCAGCGAGGTCGGCTCCCACTACGCCGAGGAGCTGAACATCACCAAGAAATGCATCGAGTCGCTAGCCGCGAGAGCGTCATCGACAACGGACCCGAACTTGTTCGGATGGCCGGTCGTGGAGCCTATGCAGAGTCCAGGTGGCGGCGTGTTATGGAACGGGATAAGCACGGGAGCTAGAGTCAATAATAAACACACTAGCTCAGATTGGTGGTACGAGGACGCGTCTACACTCACCTTCCCTCTCTTCAAGAGACTCATCGTTGTCATGGACTCTCGTAGCGTTAGAGAAGACATCATCGCCGGTTCTTTAACTTACTACACAAGAAAACACTTGCCTGGCTTAAAACGCCGACGCggtagtggtggtggtggtggaggacaTGAAGTCAGCGGTCGTTTCAGCACAACACCTATGAGCTCGGGGAGCGTGCTCTCCGAAGAAGAGCAGAAACACTTGCTGGAAGAGATCTTAGAGCTTCTTCCCGTGGAAAGAGGTCTAGTCCCCACCAAGTTCTTCGTGGACGTGCTCAGAGTCGCCAAGATTCTGAAAGCTAGTCCGAGCTGCGTAGCGAACTTGGAGAAGAGGATAGGGATGCAGCTGGACCAGGCGGCTTTGGAGGATCTCGTGATGCCTAGCTTTTCTCACACGATGGAGACTCTATACGACGTTGACTCTGTGCAGAGGATCTTGGACCACTTTCTTGGTACTGATCATCATCAGATCATGCCCGTTGGTGGTGGCTCTCCTTGCTCTTCGGTGGATGATGATGGGAACTTGATAGGATCACCACAGACGATCACACCGATGACAAAGGTCGCGAAGCTGATCGATGGGTATCTTGCTGAAGTGGCTCCTGATGTTAATCTCAAGCTTCCAAAGTTTCAGGCTCTAGCTGCTTCTGTTCCTGAGTATGCTAGGCTCTTAGATGATGGTCTCTATCGCGCAATAGACATTTACTTAAAG CATCATCCGTGGTTAGcagaaggagaaagagagaatcTGTGCAGGTTGTTAGATTGCCAGAAGCTCTCTTTAGAAGCTTGCACACACGCGGCGCAGAACGAGAGGTTGCCACTAAGAGTAATCGTACAAGTGCTCTTCTTTGAGCAGCTTCAGCTTAGAACCTCTGTCGCTGGATGCTTCCTGGTTTCAGACAACTTAGATGGGGGGTCAAGGCAGTTAAGAAGCGGCGGGTttgcaggaggaggaggatcatCAACAGAAGGAGGAGGATGGGCGACGGCAGTGAGAGAGAATCAAGTGTTGAAAGTTGGGATGGACAGTATGAGGATGAGGGTTTGCGAGCTGGAGAAAGAGTGTTCGAATATGAGACAGGAGATTGAGAAACTGGGTGGTGGTAAGACGACGAGTAAGGTTGGTGGTGGTGGCAAGACGTGGGAGAATGTTTCTAAGAGACTCGGGTTTGGTATAAAGCTGAAGTCGCATCAGATGTGCAGTGCGCAAGAAGGGTCGGTGTCCAAGTCTAATAGTGAGAATGTGAAGATAGAGAAGCTTAAGGATGTGAAAGAACGTCGTGGGCAGCATAAGAAAGCTTCCAGCATTATTAGTTCTGAAAGGTGA
- the LOC130502874 gene encoding uncharacterized protein LOC130502874: protein MNINREEALRAKELAQGLMKESDFTAARKLAMKANKIDPTLENMTHMTMVCDVHCAATEKIFGNQLNWYGILQVDDMNADDIVIKKQYRRLALLLHPDKNKLPGAESAFKLICQAQMILLDKAKRNFYDIKRERAWRKPAPIPVYKTQHVPRNRAQRPTDTGGSKTLAAYNLSLQVKRSDIEEFFKEAGQVVDVRLGITEYGRFLGVGEVEFATAREAQKAMEFHGRPLLGCQIRLRVSHARGQRPAHSTKRRHGECV from the exons ATGAATATCAACAGAGAAGAGGCTCTTAGAGCCAAAGAGCTAGCACAAGGTTTGATGAAAGAGTCTGATTTCACCGCTGCTCGTAAGCTTGCGATGAAGGCTAACAAAATTGACCCCACCTTGGAGAACATGACACACATGACAATGGTGTGTGATGTGCACTGCGCTGCAACAGAGAAGATTTTCGGGAACCAGCTGAATTGGTACGGTATACTTCAGGTTGATGACATGAACGCTGATGATATAGTCATCAAGAAACAGTACAGAAGGCTGGCGCTTCTTCTCCACCCTGATAAAAACAAGCTCCCCGGTGCTGAGTCTGCTTTTAAACTAATTTGTCAAGCTCAGATGATACTTTTGGATAAAGCTAAAAGGaatttttatgatattaaaCGTGAAAGAGCTTGGAGAAAGCCTGCACCTATACCAGTGTATAAAACCCAGCATGTGCCGAGGAACCGTGCTCAGCGG CCTACTGATACAGGAGGATCAAAGACACTCGCTGCTTACAATCTCTCACTCCAAGTTAAAAGATCAGATAT TGAGGAGTTCTTCAAAGAAGCTGGCCAAGTTGTTGACGTAAGACTTGGTATAACAGAGTATGGCAGATTCCTCGGCGTTGGCGAGGTTGAGTTTGCAACTGCCAGAGAGGCACAAAAG GCAATGGAATTTCACGGTAGACCTTTGCTCGGTTGTCAAATCCGTCTTAGGGTTTCTCATGCGAGGGGACAAAGACCCGCACACTCCACAAAGCGGCGG CATGGAGAATGCGTTTGA
- the LOC108822701 gene encoding uncharacterized protein LOC108822701, whose product MARVHILLCFTLLFAYVTFFDVASAFLKLKPSLPQIEDPKTVGDVEEYTVQVVMVFVGDLEKECPKTSKFKMFFDKLRGFAKYVCPLKIFGKKDDADMKTKEAGILKSIASFAIGRIKSEIQEEKQEAIENFKFMKSLAGRILGGRKKEEKATTALTAEQLKEIKDGILKWQTTIVKITNTMVVSTTTSESSESTTGGSEASTTGGSTGSPSNKPEAGSNKPEAGSNPGGGTPSQDTNNESEDTTNTASTATETGGSTGPNSGRSTGSPSNKPSAGSDSGAGTPSTDTNNQSQASANSASSASSSQTTEITVTEVETQTSEQVMTFLMNLEKKSPQKEEYKQFFEKLKSTMTGKVSSPKKKGGLFAMIKGAVGKIGDAMQFIRSRIGNKSAEVKKSMETYQAEVIKSMQELDAIYAKIVSQNQSKKGGALTCTPEQQAEIKTTITKWEQVTTQFVEVAIKSETSTTSSSSSSTSTGTAQAN is encoded by the exons atgGCAAGAGTTCATATATTGTTATGCTTCACCCTTTTATTTGCATATGTAACCTTTTTTGACGtggcttcagcttttctgaagctaAAGCCATCTTTGCCTCAGATTGAAGATCCGAAGACGGTAGGTGATGTGGAAGAATACACTGTTCAAGTAGTGATGGTATTTGTGGGGGACCTCGAGAAAGAATGTCCTAAAACAAGCAAATTCAAAATGTTCTTCGACAAACTCAGAGGATTTGCCAAGTATGTTTGCCCACTAAAAATATTTGGCAAAAAAGATGATGCGGACATGAAGACCAAAGAAGCAGGCATCCTCAAATCCATCGCCTCTTTTGCTATTGGAAGG ATAAAGAGTGAAATTCAAGAGGAGAAACAGGAAGCTATCGAAAACTTTAAGTTTATGAAATCCTTGGCTGGTAGAATTTTGGGTGGCCgcaagaaagaagagaaagcaACCACGGCACTAACAGCTGAACAGCTGAAAGAAATCAAAGATGGGATCTTGAAGTGGCAGACTACAATTGTTAAGATCACAAACACTATGGTAGTTAGCACAACAACCAGCGAAAGCTCTGAATCTACCACTGGAGGCTCTGAAGCCTCTACCACTGGAGGCTCTACTGGAAGTCCATCAAACAAACCAGAAGCTGGTTCAAACAAACCAGAAGCTGGTTCAAACCCTGGAGGTGGAACTCCCTCTCAGGATACAAACAATGAATCCGAAGATACCACGAACACTGCTTCTACTGCAACTGAAACGGGAGGCTCTACGGGTCCTAACTCCGGAAGGTCTACTGGAAGTCCATCAAACAAGCCATCAGCTGGTTCAGACTCTGGAGCTGGAACCCCCTCTACGGATACAAACAACCAATCTCAAGCTTCCGCAAACTCTGCTTCAAGTGCAAGTTCTAGCCAGACCACGGAGATCACAGTGACAGAAGTCGAGACTCAGACATCCGAACAAGTTATGACATTCCTAATGAACCTAGAGAAGAAGAGTCCGCAGAAAGAGGAATACAAGCAATTTTTCGAGAAACTAAAAAGTACCATGACAGGAAAGGTTTCTTCTCCAAAGAAAAAAGGAGGCTTATTCGCTATGATCAAAGGTGCTGTTGGAAAAATAGGTGATGCCATGCAATTTATTCGTTCAAGAATTGGAAACAAATCAGCAGAA GTAAAGAAATCAATGGAAACTTACCAAGCAGAAGTGATAAAGTCTATGCAAGAGCTAGATGCAATCTACGCTAAAATTGTAAGCCAAAATCAAAGCAAGAAAGGAGGAGCTTTGACATGCACACCCGAACAACAAGCAGAGATTAAGACGACAATCACCAAATGGGAACAAGTCACAACCCAATTTGTTGAGGTTGCTATTAAGAGTGAAACTTCTAcaacttcttcatcttcatcatcaactTCTACCGGAACGGCCCAGGCAAACTGA